One Acropora palmata chromosome 2, jaAcrPala1.3, whole genome shotgun sequence genomic window carries:
- the LOC141874125 gene encoding uncharacterized protein LOC141874125 — MSFEAVKQVLFIYLVSAFLSTTVHSLKCAHLDVVCLSPALSPAEVSGCSKTSQQMTCPGVADTCVNISTEIKTETGFLRSYFYGCGTETMCKDAEESLKQICQNATREDHTPKCSVNCCTTDFCVARDVTSDSTALSTMSQLLNIFCVVFILRYWSL, encoded by the exons ATGAGTTTTGAGGCTGTCAAGCAAGTCTTATTCATTTACCTTGTGTCTGCCTTTCTTTCAACGACAG TCCATAGCCTGAAATGTGCGCATCTTGATGTCGTGTGTCTGAGTCCAGCGCTTTCGCCAGCAGAGGTCAGCGGCTGCAGTAAGACCAGCCAACAGATGACTTGCCCGGGTGTGGCAGACACCTGCGTTAATATTTCAACTGAAATCAAAACAGAAACCGGTTTTCTCAGAAGCTACTTCTACGGATGTGGGACAGAAACGATGTGCAAAGATGCCGAAGAAAGCTTGAAGCAGATTTGTCAAAACGCAACAAGGGAAGATCACACACCTAAATGCAGTGTTAACTGTTGTACAACAGATTTTTGCGTTGCACGTGACGTTACGTCTGATTCTACAGCGCTCTCAacaatgagccagttattgaACATTTTCTGTGTAGTATTCATTCTCAGATATTGGAGTTTATAG
- the LOC141863191 gene encoding atos homolog protein A-like isoform X1 encodes MKPCGEVQGRKQANNFKVALPYVLFYKGITEPEGDVAGEMQCEMQARDFFIHVGMLIVEGRTPEYSDKGRIQGPHCMSWFSMDPHVCDQRKDYRCQKAVERREQMAGFWQNGSPMVITVLTQSLDDKKWILLERWTVKAIEGTYKVKGCSGSMLIQAIRSHIHFSQLSAWLSKSKGFIPSQIIYRISDSVAEDSTCESFLKEPDFHTFPLANLHSKRVLHVSVESLPRCNMFNLTDESHTLKLHHLCQSASGNDQENKDLRDASVRSPLKKKSCISQCDANNDSQTISGQNYLKNHENILENLKPSTTRTCSLVEEIVPRSSGNQNIFNSVKNSANTIQAGLLRSVDVNKEMSGHSSLKTRNKQFCKKDQSAWCISETEQGTHSASKISTPLGVMKSSLHSHHVGSGTLPVFNSRTGLPISSSPAPLRRSATDWDIDDDNSSLNGAAEISSNQDLTTILSKSAPASTTQSLLGNFEESVLNGRMEPLGAVEGFMAELGASGSFCPAHVTLPVKAYFFSLSDDNAPSPYLGYINLNHSSISIKGYHVPTKGTVQLTLFNPNKTVVKVFVVLYDFSDMPPKAQTFLRQRTFSVCKRTSHSGKGQNCLHYLIHLRFASSKSARLYLHTDIRVIFARQPPDLPTGVTFCTVTDGPTEPKYTL; translated from the exons ATGAAACCTTGCGGCGAAG TACAGGGAagaaagcaagcaaacaactttaaggtggctctacCGTATGTACTATTTTACAAAG GTATAACAGAACCAGAAGGTGATGTCGCAGGGGAGATGCAGTGTGAAATGCAGGCCAGAGACTTCTTCATTCATGTAGGTATGCTTATTGTGGAAGGAAGGACGCCTGAATATTCAGACAAAGGACGAATTCAAGGACCTCATTGCATGTCGTGGTTCAGTATGGATCCTCACGTCTGTGATCAAAGAAAAGACTACAGG TGTCAAAAAGCTGTTGAAAGAAGGGAACAAATGGCTGGGTTTTGGCAAAATGGTTCTCCTATGGTGATTACAGTGTTGACACAGTCTCTTGATGATAAAAAATGGATTTTGTTAGAGAGGTGGACAGTTAAGGCAATTGAGGG AACTTACAAGGTGAAGGGTTGTAGTGGCAGCATGCTTATACAAGCCATTAGGTCCCACATTCACTTTTCTCAGTTGAGTGCTTGGCTCAGCAAAAGCAAAGGGTTTATTCCTTCTCAAATAATTTACAG AATAAGTGATAGTGTGGCAGAAGATTCAACATGCGAAAGCTTCCTCAAAGAACCAGATTTTCACACATTTCCATTGGCTAATCTACATAGCAAAAGAGTTCTTCATGTTAGTGTAGAGTCGCTGCCAAGGTGCAACATGTTTAATTTAACAGATGAGAGCCATACTCTGAAGCTACATCATCTCTGTCAGAGTGCATCTGGAAATgaccaagaaaacaaggaCTTGCGGGATGCATCAGTCAGATCtcctttgaaaaagaaatcttgCATAAGCCAATGTGATGCTAATAATGATTCACAGACTATAAGTGGTcagaattatttgaaaaaccATGAGAATATTTTAGAAAATTTGAAACCATCAACAACTAGAACTTGTTCCTTGGTCGAGGAAATAGTGCCAAGGAGCAGTGgaaatcaaaacattttcaactCTGTGAAGAACTCTGCGAACACTATCCAAGCTGGTCTTTTAAGAAGTGTTGATGTCAATAAAGAGATGTCTGGACACTCATCCCTCAAGACtagaaataaacaattttgcaaaaaagatCAGTCTGCTTGGTGCATCTCAGAAACTGAGCAG ggCACCCATTCTGCATCAAAGATCTCCACTCCTCTTGGTGTCATGAAATCCTCTCTTCACAGCCATCATGTGGGATCTGGTACTCTTCCAGTCTTCAACTCAAGAACAGGGCTGCCAATATCTTCCAGTCCA GCTCCTCTACGCCGTTCTGCAACTGATTGGGACATTGATGATGACAACAGTTCATTAAA TGGAGCTGCAGAGATATCAAGCAATCAGGATTTGACGACAATACTGAGTAAAAGTGCTCCAGCATCCACCACACAAAGTCTATTGGGGAATTTTGAG GAGTCAGTGTTAAATGGAAGAATGGAGCCTTTGGGAGCTGTGGAG GGTTTTATGGCTGAATTAGGCGCAAGTGGGTCCTTTTGTCCAGCACATGTTACTTTGCCTGTCAAGGCATACTTTTTCAGTCTATCTGATGACAATGCACCATCTCCTTATTTG GGTTATATTAATTTAAACCATTCATCAATTAGTATAAAAGGTTACCATGTACCTACAAAAGGAACTGTTCAGTTG ACTTTATTCAATCCTAACAAAACTGTTGTTAAAGTGTTTGTGGTGCTGTATGACTTCAGTGATATGCCACCCAAGGCTCAGACATTTTTAAGGCAAAGAACATTTTCAGTTTGTAAAAGGACATCCCACTCAGGAAAG ggTCAAAACTGTTTGCACTATCTCATCCACTTGAG GTTTGCCAGCTCAAAATCAGCAAGACTCTACCTTCACACAGATATTAGAGTTATATTTGCACGTCAACCCCCTGACCTCCCCACTGGGGTCACATTTTGCACCGTCACAGATGGCCCAACAGAGCCTAAGTACACACTCTGA
- the LOC141863191 gene encoding atos homolog protein A-like isoform X2, which yields MKPCGEGITEPEGDVAGEMQCEMQARDFFIHVGMLIVEGRTPEYSDKGRIQGPHCMSWFSMDPHVCDQRKDYRCQKAVERREQMAGFWQNGSPMVITVLTQSLDDKKWILLERWTVKAIEGTYKVKGCSGSMLIQAIRSHIHFSQLSAWLSKSKGFIPSQIIYRISDSVAEDSTCESFLKEPDFHTFPLANLHSKRVLHVSVESLPRCNMFNLTDESHTLKLHHLCQSASGNDQENKDLRDASVRSPLKKKSCISQCDANNDSQTISGQNYLKNHENILENLKPSTTRTCSLVEEIVPRSSGNQNIFNSVKNSANTIQAGLLRSVDVNKEMSGHSSLKTRNKQFCKKDQSAWCISETEQGTHSASKISTPLGVMKSSLHSHHVGSGTLPVFNSRTGLPISSSPAPLRRSATDWDIDDDNSSLNGAAEISSNQDLTTILSKSAPASTTQSLLGNFEESVLNGRMEPLGAVEGFMAELGASGSFCPAHVTLPVKAYFFSLSDDNAPSPYLGYINLNHSSISIKGYHVPTKGTVQLTLFNPNKTVVKVFVVLYDFSDMPPKAQTFLRQRTFSVCKRTSHSGKGQNCLHYLIHLRFASSKSARLYLHTDIRVIFARQPPDLPTGVTFCTVTDGPTEPKYTL from the exons ATGAAACCTTGCGGCGAAG GTATAACAGAACCAGAAGGTGATGTCGCAGGGGAGATGCAGTGTGAAATGCAGGCCAGAGACTTCTTCATTCATGTAGGTATGCTTATTGTGGAAGGAAGGACGCCTGAATATTCAGACAAAGGACGAATTCAAGGACCTCATTGCATGTCGTGGTTCAGTATGGATCCTCACGTCTGTGATCAAAGAAAAGACTACAGG TGTCAAAAAGCTGTTGAAAGAAGGGAACAAATGGCTGGGTTTTGGCAAAATGGTTCTCCTATGGTGATTACAGTGTTGACACAGTCTCTTGATGATAAAAAATGGATTTTGTTAGAGAGGTGGACAGTTAAGGCAATTGAGGG AACTTACAAGGTGAAGGGTTGTAGTGGCAGCATGCTTATACAAGCCATTAGGTCCCACATTCACTTTTCTCAGTTGAGTGCTTGGCTCAGCAAAAGCAAAGGGTTTATTCCTTCTCAAATAATTTACAG AATAAGTGATAGTGTGGCAGAAGATTCAACATGCGAAAGCTTCCTCAAAGAACCAGATTTTCACACATTTCCATTGGCTAATCTACATAGCAAAAGAGTTCTTCATGTTAGTGTAGAGTCGCTGCCAAGGTGCAACATGTTTAATTTAACAGATGAGAGCCATACTCTGAAGCTACATCATCTCTGTCAGAGTGCATCTGGAAATgaccaagaaaacaaggaCTTGCGGGATGCATCAGTCAGATCtcctttgaaaaagaaatcttgCATAAGCCAATGTGATGCTAATAATGATTCACAGACTATAAGTGGTcagaattatttgaaaaaccATGAGAATATTTTAGAAAATTTGAAACCATCAACAACTAGAACTTGTTCCTTGGTCGAGGAAATAGTGCCAAGGAGCAGTGgaaatcaaaacattttcaactCTGTGAAGAACTCTGCGAACACTATCCAAGCTGGTCTTTTAAGAAGTGTTGATGTCAATAAAGAGATGTCTGGACACTCATCCCTCAAGACtagaaataaacaattttgcaaaaaagatCAGTCTGCTTGGTGCATCTCAGAAACTGAGCAG ggCACCCATTCTGCATCAAAGATCTCCACTCCTCTTGGTGTCATGAAATCCTCTCTTCACAGCCATCATGTGGGATCTGGTACTCTTCCAGTCTTCAACTCAAGAACAGGGCTGCCAATATCTTCCAGTCCA GCTCCTCTACGCCGTTCTGCAACTGATTGGGACATTGATGATGACAACAGTTCATTAAA TGGAGCTGCAGAGATATCAAGCAATCAGGATTTGACGACAATACTGAGTAAAAGTGCTCCAGCATCCACCACACAAAGTCTATTGGGGAATTTTGAG GAGTCAGTGTTAAATGGAAGAATGGAGCCTTTGGGAGCTGTGGAG GGTTTTATGGCTGAATTAGGCGCAAGTGGGTCCTTTTGTCCAGCACATGTTACTTTGCCTGTCAAGGCATACTTTTTCAGTCTATCTGATGACAATGCACCATCTCCTTATTTG GGTTATATTAATTTAAACCATTCATCAATTAGTATAAAAGGTTACCATGTACCTACAAAAGGAACTGTTCAGTTG ACTTTATTCAATCCTAACAAAACTGTTGTTAAAGTGTTTGTGGTGCTGTATGACTTCAGTGATATGCCACCCAAGGCTCAGACATTTTTAAGGCAAAGAACATTTTCAGTTTGTAAAAGGACATCCCACTCAGGAAAG ggTCAAAACTGTTTGCACTATCTCATCCACTTGAG GTTTGCCAGCTCAAAATCAGCAAGACTCTACCTTCACACAGATATTAGAGTTATATTTGCACGTCAACCCCCTGACCTCCCCACTGGGGTCACATTTTGCACCGTCACAGATGGCCCAACAGAGCCTAAGTACACACTCTGA
- the LOC141863211 gene encoding small ribosomal subunit protein eS27-like has product MPLFKDLLNPSVEEEKQKHKRKRLVQSPNSYFMDVKCPGCYKITTVFSHAQTVVLCVSCSMVLCQPTGGRARLTEGCSFRRKQN; this is encoded by the exons ATGCCG ttgttcaAAGATCTTTTGAATCCCTCTGTggaagaagaaaagcaaaagcatAAACGGAAAAGGCTTGTTCAAAGCCCTAACAGCTACTTCATGGATGTCAAGTGTCCTG GCTGCTACAAGATAACAACTGTTTTCAGTCATGCTCAGACAGTTGTACTGTGTGTTTCTTGTTCAATGGTTCTCTGTCAACCCACAGGGGGACGAGCCAGGCTTACAGAAG GCTGCTCCTTCAGGAggaaacaaaactga